One genomic segment of Desmodus rotundus isolate HL8 chromosome 5, HLdesRot8A.1, whole genome shotgun sequence includes these proteins:
- the EHD3 gene encoding EH domain-containing protein 3: protein MFSWLGSDDRRRKDPEVFQTVSEGLKKLYKSKLLPLEEHYRFHEFHSPALEDADFDNKPMVLLVGQYSTGKTTFIRYLLEQDFPGMRIGPEPTTDSFIAVMQGEVEGIIPGNALVVDPKKPFRKLNAFGNAFLNRFVCAQLPNPVLESISIIDTPGILSGEKQRISRGYDFAAVLEWFAERVDRIILLFDAHKLDISDEFSEVIKALKNHEDKMRVVLNKADQIETQQLMRVYGALMWSLGKIVNTPEVIRVYIGSFWSHPLLIPDNRKLFEAEEQDLFKDIQSLPRNAALRKLNDLIKRARLAKVHAYIISSLKKEMPSVFGKDNKKKELVNNLAEIYGRIQREHQISPGDFPNLKRMQDQLQAQDFSKFQPLKSKLLEVVDDMLAHDIAQLMVLVRQEETQQPVQMVKGGAFEGTLHGPFGHGYGEGAGEGIDDAEWVVARDKPMYDEIFYTLSPVDGKITGANAKKEMVRSKLPNSVLGKIWKLADIDKDGMLDDEEFALANHLIKVKLEGHELPNELPAHLLPPSKRKVTE, encoded by the exons ATGTTCAGCTGGCTGGGTTCCGACGACCGCCGGAGGAAGGATCCCGAGGTCTTCCAGACAGTGAGCGAGGGGCTCAAGAAACTCTACAAAAGCAAGCTTCTACCTCTGGAAGAGCATTACCGTTTCCACGAATTTCACTCACCTGCCCTGGAGGATGCCGACTTTGACAACAAGCCCATggtcttgctggtgggccagtaCTCCACTGGGAAGACCACTTTCATCAG GTACCTGCTGGAACAGGATTTCCCAGGCATGAGGATTGGGCCCGAGCCCACCACTGACTCCTTCATCGCGGTCATGCAGGGCGAGGTGGAGGGGATCATCCCCGGGAACGCCCTGGTGGTGGATCCTAAGAAACCCTTCCGGAAGCTCAACGCCTTTGGCAATGCCTTCTTGAACAG GTTCGTGTGCGCCCAGCTGCCCAACCCCGTGCTGGAGAGCATCAGCATCATCGATACACCAGGGATCCTCTCCGGGGAGAAGCAGAGGATCAGCCGAG GGTATGACTTCGCTGCTGTCCTGGAGTGGTTCGCTGAGCGGGTGGACCGCATCATCCTGCTCTTTGACGCCCACAAGCTGGACATCTCTGACGAGTTCTCAGAAGTCATAAAGGCCCTCAAGAACCACGAGGACAAGATGCGGGTGGTGCTGAACAAGGCCGACCAGATTGAGACCCAGCAGCTGATGCGGGTGTACGGGGCTCTCATGTGGTCCCTGGGGAAGATCGTGAATACCCCGGAGGTGATCCGGGTCTACATCGGCTCCTTCTGGTCCCACCCGCTTCTCATCCCTGACAATCGCAAGCTCTTTGAGGCCGAGGAGCAGGACCTGTTCAAAGACATCCAGAGTCTACCCCGAAATGCTGCCCTGCGCAAACTCAATGACCTCATCAAGAGAGCCAGGCTGGCCAAG GTCCACGCCTACATCATCAGCTCCCTGAAGAAGGAGATGCCCTCCGTGTTCGGGAAGGACAACAAGAAGAAGGAGCTGGTGAACAACCTGGCCGAGATTTATGGCCGGATCCAGCGGGAGCACCAGATCTCGCCTGGAGACTTTCCCAACCTGAAGAGGATGCAG GACCAGCTGCAGGCCCAGGACTTTAGCAAATTCCAGCCCCTGAAAAGCAAGCTGCTGGAGGTGGTGGATGACATGCTGGCCCATGACATCGCCCAGCTCATGGTGCTGGTGCGCCAGGAGGAGACGCAGCAACCCGTCCAGATGGTGAAGGGTGGAGCGTTCGAGGGCACCCTGCACGGCCCCTTTGGGCATGGCtacggggagggggctggggagggcatcGATGACGCTGAGTGGGTTGTGGCCAGGGACAAGCCCATGTACGACGAGATCTTCTATACGCTGTCACCGGTGGATGGCAAGATCACAGGTGCCAATGCCAAGAAGGAGATGGTACGCTCCAAGCTGCCCAACAGTGTGCTGGGCAAGATCTGGAAGCTGGCCGACATCGATAAGGATGGCATGTTGGATGACGAGGAGTTTGCACTGGCCAACCACCTCATCAAGGTCAAGCTGGAGGGGCACGAGCTGCCCAACGAGCTGCCcgcccacctcctgcccccatccAAGAGGAAAGTCACTGAGTGA